In Planktothrix sp. FACHB-1365, the genomic stretch CCCAACTTGCACTGGCTAACGTCCGACCATCGGGACTGAAGGCTACAGACGAGACAAAATCTGAATCTCCGGTGAGAGTGGCAATTTCTCGTTGACTCGGCACATCCCACAATTTAATCCTGTTGTCACTGTCACTGTTTGGCGGGGAAGAATCACTCCCACTGGCTAATGTCCGACCATCGGCACTGAAAGCTACAGATGCGATTGATGAATCGTCACCAATAGTGAATTGACTAATACTTTCCATCTTAAGAGAATTGTCATCATCTAAATCTTTGGTGAGAGTGGCAATTTCCTGTTGACTTTGCACATCCCACAATTTCATCGTCTTGTGACCACCCCCACTGGCTAACGTCCGACCATCAGGACTGAAGGCTACAGACTTGACATAACTTGAATGTCCGGTGAGAGTGGCAATTTGCCGTTGGCTCTGCACATCCCACAATTTTATCGTGGTGTCATTACTCCCACTGGCTAACGTTCGACCATCGGGACTGAAAGCTACAGAGTAGACAGTATCTGAATGTCCGGTGAGAGTGGCAACCAGGGTGGGGTTTTGCCAGGATACTTGGGGTGAGGGGGTGGGTGCGGCAACCCTTAACGGAGTTGGGGACGTTATAGAATTGCTAATGGAATTTTCTGTTGGTGTGGGAGTTAATGGGGCGATGGGTGAGGAATTTTGATTAGAAGTATTTTTATTAGTAAATATTCCATATCCGACTAACAACAATATCCCAACCGATAAACCCACCCAGAAGTTATGATTATTTTGGGCTGGAGGGGGTGGTGTGGGGTTAGGTATAGCTCTTACCGTTGGGGTTGGTGTAGGTCGTAAATCTTGCAATACTTTATGAGCAGAAGAATAGCGGTATTGAATCTGCTCCTGCAATAATTTATTGAGAACTTTCTTTAATTCTGGACTCAAAGGTTGTGATACATATTGTTGCCAACGGGTTATCCAACTGTAACCATATTTTGTAAATAGCTGAAACGGCTCAACTTTTGATAATAAACAAAAACAAGTCGCCCCTAAACTATATAAATCACTGGCGGGGTATGCTTCTCCGTTTTGTAATTGTTCTGGTGCTGCATAACCAAACGTCCCAACACGGGTTCCCACTTGCGTATGTACCACCGTTGCAGCTAAATCTTTCGCTACGCCAAAATCAATTAACACATATTCCCCATTCCGACGACGCATAATATTATCCGGTTTGAGGTCACGGTGAATCACCTTGTTTTGATGAATAAACGTCAGCACAGGTAACAAACTTTCTAACAGTTGTTTGACTTGCGCTTCTGTCCAAACCCCTTGTTGAGCTAAGATAGTATTTAAGGTTTCTCCTTCAATATATTCTTGAGCTAAATACAGTTGATTATTTTCTGAGAAATAGGCTACTAACCTCGGAATTTGCTGATGATCTCCCAGTTGTTCCAGTTTTTCTGCTTCTCGTTCAAATAATTCTAAGACTTTTTGTAGTCCTGCTGTTCCTTGATTATTAACAACTAACTGTTTCACCACACATTTCTTATTCAGTTTTTTCGTATCTTCCGCTAAATAGGTGCGACCAAACCCCCCTTGACCCAAAAATTTGATCATGCGAAACCGTCTGTCCAGCAAGTCGGGGATATGGACACCGCAAGCTTTACAGTAAATTGTACCATCTGGGTTATCTGGGTTGGGACATTGGGGGTTAATGCAACATTTCATTATCGTAGAGGGATAAAATTGTACTGGGATTTTCTTTAATTCTATACAAACCCTACAATTAATTTTAACGGATTTATATAATAATGACAAAAAAATTAGCCAAAAAATAGCTATTCCTGTCATTCTGAGCACAGCGAAGAATCTTTACTATCTCTCAAAACTCCACAGAGATACTTCGTTTCACTCAGTATGACATTAATTAATTATTATTCCTGTTATTCTGAGCTACTGAGTTTAACCAGCAAAAAAAATAACTTTTATTTCTGTGACTCGATGTAAGGGTTTAGTTACCTTTTCTGTAGTAATAAATTCATCAGCATTGACTGAAATAGCAGCAGCAATTTGTAAAGCATCCAAAGCATTTAATCCATATTTTGCTGCTAATTGTTCTGCTAAATTGACAATGGTATCTAAATCATTAGCCAAAATAGTACAACTAGCAAAAAAAGTTTCATAGAAATTAACTTCATCTTGCTGTTGATGATATTTAGCTTTAGTTAAAATTTCTAATCTGACAAAAAAGCTAGAACAAAATTGTCGATCTTTACTATCTAAAATTGAGGTAGCTTTTAAAGATACTATATCAGTCCCCCTAGCAGCAGCAATTAAAACTCCAGAATCTAAATAAGTTAGAATAATTGTCATTTATTTTTACTTCTAATCTCATCTAACTCAGCTTCTATATCATCCAAATCTAATAATTTAATATTTGGATCTTTAATTATTTTTTGTCTAATTTCCCAAAGCTTTTTACCTAATTCTGTCTGGGGTTGGTAAACAATTTCAGTCGTTTCAGATAATTTTTCTTCTGGCTTTTCTGGGTTAATAGCATCTATAAAAGCTAAAACTTTTTCTTGATCTTCTAATTTTAATTTGTGCCATTTATTGAGTAGTAATTGTTCATTCATTTTGTTTTATCCATATAGTAACGCTTTGTGTTTTTACAACTTCAAAGATTTCAGGATCTTCAGCATCGCTGAGTCTAAGATCACATTGCAGGAAACAGGAGAAACAGGCAGGATGCCTGTTCCACTGTTGAATTAATTTTCATTAGTTAAATTAGAGTTTATTAGCTGTTGAAATTCCTCCAATGAATTAACACTGATTGTTTGTAGATGGAGTTGCTTTAATACGGTCATATCATCAATTTGCTTGAGGCTTTGAATTAAGCTTTCGGGTAAAGTTCCAAAGCGAATTTCGAGTAAATCAAAAATGTTTTGTTGAGAATTTTCTTTAGCTCCTCTTGCTAAAGCACGTCTTTCAATATTAGTTAATAAAGGCATTTTCCTCTCCTCCTGATATTGGGTTAATTTTTCCTCAAAACTGAATTGTAATGCTTGCGGTAAAGCCATCATTAAATCGATAACTTTATATAAATCAGCAATTTCTTGGCGATTATAACCTTTTTCGTAAAGTAATCGGGTTAAATTCCATTTCCATTGCTCCCTTTCGGTTAAATTGCTAGTGGTAGCTTTAGTTTTTAAGTGTGCCATTACTACTATAGCAAAAAGATTGTGGCTTTGGGCTAAGTCTTCCCATTGATAATCTAAGAGTTTGACAATGCTAAATTTAATTTTAACTTGACTATCCCCTAAACCATATTGATAGGAATTCGGTCGCCAAGATTGACTTTCATCTCCCAGGATGGCTAAACTGATCACAGGTTTATGATACAGGTCAAACGCTCGATAGTTATAGATAAACATTCTTTGGGAAAATTCTTGATCATATTGACTTTGGACTTCAACATGAATCAAAATCCAAATTTCTTGCTCATCTAATAGCCAAACTTGAAATAATTTATCAGCGTAACGTTTTTCGGTTTCCGCAGAGGCGGTAATTTGTTCTAGTTCTTTATCGAGAGAAATTGGAGGTTTATTCCAATCAATATGTTGATGAATTTCGGGATAAAAAAATGTAAGGAATGACTCGAAATAGTCTCCTATTACTTCTTTCCAGGTTTCATCATAATTAGCCGTGATTTCAGTCATAATTACTAATTCTATTATTTAGATTTAAACCTTCCCTTTAGCCACTAGCATGAATTCCTCTTTCTTTTAACTTCTGCATGAAAAATTCTTCTAAGGTTAATCGAGATAAATTGAAACTCAATAGTTGAGCATTCATGTCTTTTAATACAACTAAAAACGCTTTTGGATCACCTTGTAACATTCCCTGAGAATATTCAGGACTTACGCAGCTACTCCACATATAATGTATTAGTGCGTTAAACTGCCACTAACACACCCTACTGATAGAGGCATTGCGTAAGTCCTGATATTGACGTATTTGTTTTAGAAGTGGGTTTTGCTGCGGGTTAAGGTGTAGGAGGTGTTTGAATAAATTCAGCCGTAGCAATTAACCCTTGTCCGTTACTATCATTAAAAACAATTTCATTTAAGGACGAATCAGGTTGTAAATCAGTAATGGAGTTTCCATTATGCTGATAGAGGGTTGTGACTCCAGCAAACAAAGGATGATTGGGTTTACTCACAGGAATATTACCACTAATTCCGTTGTAAGTTCCCTGATATTTGAGTCCAAAAGCAGCTAGGAACGTATTCCAATTGTTGGCTTCTGCTTGTGAACCGCCTTGACCTGTACCTGCACAGAGGTAAACCTTTCCTCCATTCTGAACGTATTCAATTAAGACCTGGTTATCGATCAGATCACCGCCGATAAAAATCCCGTCATATTCTTGAAGAGTTGCTAAGTTAACACTAATATTCATTCCCTTAGTCCAAGTATGACCTGCATTGGTCATTACTGTTGCTAGAGAGGCTCCAGTTAACCCGAAATTGTTGGAAAGAACATGGAATTTCCCGTTCTGATTACCTACAAAGTAATTGGCAATATTGAGAGCAAATTGAGTTCCATCAGGAGCAACATTGAGTCCGTGATCACTTAATGTCCATTCGTCTGCATTAATCACTATTTTACCGACAGTAGACAAAGCAGGTGTATAAGTTCCAGTGATGCTATGTATGCGAAGACCTGTAGGGCCATTAGAGTTATTCACTTTAAATTCGATGGTATTTTCGCCAACGACAAATCCAGTCGAAATCGTGAATTGACTAACCGTTGTCCAAGACCCTAAAGGAGTAGGATTACCAGCAGAAACCCCATTGATGAGAATATCTGTAACGTTGTCGTCGGCTGAAAGTTCACCAACAATTAAAGCTTCAGAAAAAA encodes the following:
- a CDS encoding PIN domain-containing protein, translated to MTIILTYLDSGVLIAAARGTDIVSLKATSILDSKDRQFCSSFFVRLEILTKAKYHQQQDEVNFYETFFASCTILANDLDTIVNLAEQLAAKYGLNALDALQIAAAISVNADEFITTEKVTKPLHRVTEIKVIFFAG
- a CDS encoding serine/threonine-protein kinase; amino-acid sequence: MKCCINPQCPNPDNPDGTIYCKACGVHIPDLLDRRFRMIKFLGQGGFGRTYLAEDTKKLNKKCVVKQLVVNNQGTAGLQKVLELFEREAEKLEQLGDHQQIPRLVAYFSENNQLYLAQEYIEGETLNTILAQQGVWTEAQVKQLLESLLPVLTFIHQNKVIHRDLKPDNIMRRRNGEYVLIDFGVAKDLAATVVHTQVGTRVGTFGYAAPEQLQNGEAYPASDLYSLGATCFCLLSKVEPFQLFTKYGYSWITRWQQYVSQPLSPELKKVLNKLLQEQIQYRYSSAHKVLQDLRPTPTPTVRAIPNPTPPPPAQNNHNFWVGLSVGILLLVGYGIFTNKNTSNQNSSPIAPLTPTPTENSISNSITSPTPLRVAAPTPSPQVSWQNPTLVATLTGHSDTVYSVAFSPDGRTLASGSNDTTIKLWDVQSQRQIATLTGHSSYVKSVAFSPDGRTLASGGGHKTMKLWDVQSQQEIATLTKDLDDDNSLKMESISQFTIGDDSSIASVAFSADGRTLASGSDSSPPNSDSDNRIKLWDVPSQREIATLTGDSDFVSSVAFSPDGRTLASASWVNKIKLWDVQSQREIATLTGHSDSAWSVAFSADGRTLASGGADKTIKLWDVQSQRQIATLTGHSDYVRSVAFSPDGRTLASGSHDKTIKLWDVTSQREIATLAGHSDYVRSVAFSPDGRTLASGSSDNTIKLWEAR